TGAAACTGTCTTTGAATGTGAGCATGAAAAGGGGTGCAGTATAGAGACATGTCCACTAGAGCAGGCCAGTGTGCTTTGTTTCGACAATGAAACTGGTACACACTTGCTGGCGCAGGAAGATACACACCCTCTGAGCAGAGCTGgtgctgaagagagagaggaggaggaggaggaggaggaggaggaggaggagagtgccCTGAGAGAGGCTTCAGCACTGGCCATCAATTTCGTGTTGCCACTGACAACACCCGCAATGCCAGAAATGATAGAATGCGAGGGAACAAGAGAGAAGCAGACTAGTGATGCCTATAAGAAAGCCATAGCAAGCATGAAAGCAgcagagaaatattttttagtTGGAAACAGGCAATTACAGGGAAAGGATGAATCTTGGAGTTCAGAAGGAAAAGAGAGTGAAATTATAGCAGCAGAAAAGCACCTAAATTTATTAACCTCTCCAGAGACTATCAGCTCACCTGCAAAGCAAGACAAGGAGGTAGAAGCAGCATCTGAGGAGGGCTGTAGCAGCACAATACTACACAGCTCTGTGGATGATGAATGGAGGAGAGGTCTGCCCATTGATGGGTCTCTGGGGACGAACACTCTTTCTGCAGCtggggagggggagacagacacagtcagTGTCGAGGACAGGACTGTGATTGGTGCCTCTCCTCCAGGGCTTCACGAGGAACGTGACTGGAAGGGAAAGAGCTCTGAGTCactggagagaaagggagagggagggtcaGAGGCAagtggagaggaagggagagagaaagaaaagggaggaGCATGGACCTTATTCAGACAGCAGGCAGCCCATACAAGAGGGGCGTTGCTGACCGAGACAGAGACGCATCCGTCCAATGACAATGCGGCATCACCGGTGGCAACACATCAAAGAGGTGAGCTCGTCACTTCCGTCACCGCAGACAGAGCTGAAGCAGCTTTACCCTTTTTGGCCAGTAGCAGAACAAACGCCTGCAGCTCTATAAACCCCCCCTCTCCTGTCTCCTTCTTAAACTctgtagagacagagagcaaggcACCAGCAGTGGAGGACAGTCATTTGAATGAGAGTCGACGTGCCTTGGGAGAGAAGCTGCCAAGCGGTGATATTTCACATCCGCCCACATCCACTGTGGACAGTACAGATACTGGCAGCGATCAACAGGTGCAGGGTGCTTTGTGGACTCAGACTGTTGGTTGTAACACACAACAGATAAAGACGGGGACTGAAAAAGAAACCAGGAGAAGTGCAGACCATCATCCATCTTCTACACCTCAGGAGGATATGAAGGACATTACCGGACATGTGAAGGGGTTCCCATCAACCCAGGGGGATGGGGAGCTGAAGGAGAATGCTCTGCCCAGCCAGGTGACAGCTTTTGCTTCTCTGCCTCCACTGACGGTCCATGAGAACCTGCGGCACCCAGTAAGTGAGACCACCTTCAGCTTCCAGGGCTTTTTAAGCAATAGCAAACCAAAATCTGTCCAACCAGCAGCTCCCACCCACTGTGAGAGGAGCAGTGAGCCTGAGGGGATTGAGGGAGACACTGCTACGAATCTTGAAGAACACAGTGAAAGTGTAAAAGGAAGTGATGCAAAAGGCAAAATTGTTAGTATCGTACTGGGAGGTCCTAAAGAGGCACTATTGTCATCCTCAGTAAGAAACGTGAGTAATAATGATCTAAAGAATGCGCAGAACAACATTGCAGTTAATGAAAATCTTGAAGCGTTTCACAAACATAAAGGACAGGAGCAAGCTAAGACTGAAACTGTAACTGACAAACACAGCAGCCCTGAGGATCTATTTTCAGTAGAGAccattacagaaaaaaatgttgtaCTTCAGGAAATTGTTCTACAACAAATAGGAGGAAGTGACAGGGCTGTGGTGTGTCCAGAAGGTGACTCCATTTTGTTTGATGGAAacggagagaaaaaaacagaggtCTTGGGCCCCACTGAAGACAAAGTGGATGGGAGGGATGCCAACCATGTGGAATACGATGTAACTGTAGCAGCTAAAAGACAAGAAACATGTCAATGCAGTTCAGAAAGCTTACCAAGTGACAGTGCACAGCAGGAATCTGAACCACTGGGAGGTGTTTTGGACAAGCTCTCTGTTAAGTCTGAAGTCcaacctctctcctctcttatGCCATCTCAGGTTGCAAGCTCAGAAACAGAAAGCATTGTCCCCAGTAACTCTGATAAGAGCATATGCATGTTCCAGCATGTGATGTTGGATGGATGTTCTCAGACAAAACCTGAAGTCCACACTGGTAAGATGCAATGTCAGATGTTTTCAGATCATGATGGTAGACCGGTCACAGGGATTGCCATGAGTGATGTGGATACAGAGGgccctgcttctgctgctgtgaacgtgtgtgtttcagtggaaGAAATCCTTCCCTCAGTCAGCATTCAAAACAATGCCGAAGTGCCTGTTGTGCTCAGGCCTCCCGGCCCTATGCTGAGTCACTGGGAGTATATTAATGACTCTGATGTTCCTGTCTCAGGAGAGGAAATACAGTTCATTTCTGACCATATTCACATCAACAGTCTTAGCAATGGCAGTGATGTTAGAGGAGAAATGAAAGGTGAGATTTTAAAAGATAAAACTTTAGCAAAAAGAGATGAGCATAATTTGGCActggagacaaagggagagaaagaggaaaaggatTATGTCTGCTCCCCTACAGGAGTCTTAATGCAGGATGTGCTGACCATGCCTGCTTCTTCCCTGCTGGAGGCCCGGTTAGCACCTAATGAATCACCACTGAAGGGAACTAGTTTGGCACCAGGCAACCTACATAGtgataaaaatgcaaatgtgaataAAGATGAGCTAGATGAGGATACCAGAGATGGAAAGCCTAAAATGGATGTTACATTGAAGCCATCAGAGAAACAGGTGAAAGCTGATCTTGATCAAAAATCAATCTCTACAACTGCATTGGACATAACAAAACCTTATATTTCAGTACAGGACACTGACCAAAATGCTGAAACTCAGTTAATCATTTCCCATGACAGtgatgacaattttttttataaatctgaTGCAATTTCTAAATCCAGTATCACTGAACTGAAGATGTCAGCAGCAGATAGTTTTGATGTCTCTTTTGGAAAATGCATCTTAGAATCTGAGGATAGCATGATCAATATTCAATCCTCACAATCTGCTAGTGCTAAACAGAATTCCTTAACAGAGATCAAAACCTCTGGCTCTGAGGAATCATGTGAGATTGATTCTTTTGAATCACTGTCCAGAGTGACAACACAACTGAATGCCTCTGACAGCAACCTTGATCTAAGTCAGGTGCCTACAGAAGATGCATGTAGCTTTGTCAAGGCTGCCACAGTCATTGTTGCTGGGACACCCATTCAACAACTTGGTTttgtaaacacagaagaaatgAATCAAACACATTATGAAGGAGAAGAAAACATGATAAAACCTGAACAACTTGAAATACAACAGTGTGCAAAAGAAGCCAACTTAAAatttattacagtaaaacaaGATGAGCAATTAATCAAAACCCAAAGTTCAGCAAAGGAGGAAGAGGCTAGAAAGCTTAAAGaactgaaaaacacagacaggacaAAACTCCTTGAAGAGCAAAAGGAGATGCCTAAgaaggagatggaaagtgtacaTACAAATGAGAAACAGATATTAATAAATGTGGATCATGATGGGGTACCAAGAGAAAAAACAGACctcagagaagaaaaacactttGAGGAAACATTTCCAGGAAAACCTTTGAAGGCTACTGTTCTGTCCGATCCTTGCTTAAACTTCACAGGGTTCATAAAGGAAGCCCAGAGCTGTGGTGAGGCTTTGACTGAGGATACTCATCCATCCATGGACCAGAACCTATCTGCAGCACTGCCCCTGGTTGAAGAGGCATGCTGTGAGACCACCTACACATACAATCAAAGTGCGCTGAGTGAATTAGATTTGGCACCTTGCCTGGATTCTCAGCCTTCAGGCCTGCAATGTCCATGGGAGAACATGGATGACCAAGAAACAGAGTTAAATGAGGATTCAGAGAAGGATGAAGGTGTTTGCTTGGAAAACGCTAaggttagctatcttagctttGAAGAGCAGGCCAAAGGGAATTTGGAAAGTGAAACAGGAGTTGAGAGTTCCTGTAGTGGCTTGGAGAAAGTGGAGAGAATCACATTGCTGGGAGGTGATGACAATAGCAATGTTGAGGGCGAAAAGTGTCATGAtggaaagaaaagtgaaaaggAGCCTAAATGTAAACCAAAACATCTTGAAAGTGTCTCTTCCATTATTAAAAGTATGTCTAATATTATGAGTTATTCTGCAGAAGAAGACGAAAACCAAGAAGACCAGCGGGTGGAGATAGACAATCAAGAGTGTAAGACACCAGGCAGTTCAACAGCAGCTCCTGAAAATACAGGAGTCAAACTCGATCTTAGAGAATTACTAGTGTCTGTCATCAATGAATCACTTGAAATGGAGAGCAAATCTTCAGATTTTACTAGGGAATCACAGGTCAGTGGGAAGCCTGTGGATCTGGAAAGAGCCACACCTACCAATAAAGTAGTTCAACTGGCCATAAATGATTCAACTAAGCCACTTGAGAATTCCCACACCTCACACTGTGAATTTGAGCACAAAACAGAGGATCAGTGTTTCAGCATCACCCATGACAACAGCAGGTGTACTGAAGTATGCACCAGTGCTCAAACTGATGATATAGTGCCTTCTGTTTCTGGAACTCTTGAAACTCTGTCTGCAGAGCAGGCAGAACCTACTATTCAGCTCACTGCTAAGCAGCCAGATACTAATGTGTCCCCCTTGCTGGTCTATGTGGTCCATGAGAAAACACTAAGTGAAAATTTAGATGATGCCTCTCATCACACGGACAACGCAGAGCTCCTTTTTGCATCCACCGATGTACCTATTCAGACTGAGGCCATGGCTTTGGAACTAGAGGAGCATAGCCAGCCATCTCCTTCTGACCCTAGCTCTTTACAAAACACAGTGTGGAAGGATATAACCCACTCACAACAATGCCACACCGAGTTAGTGAGTCTTGAAACATATATGGAAACTGAAGAGGAGAccagaaatataaaaacacaagcaactATTTTAGAGGAGTCCAAACAAACTGAACACAAGGAGAAAGAGATAAATGGAAgtaaggaagaaagagaggagaatgAGTCAGCAGATCAGAGGGAACTCACAGAGATGACTGAAAGGTCCTTTGAGTGTGATGTTAAAGATGGAAAAGGAAATAATAACAACTTGCCTGAACAAACCGAGAACTCTGATGCTTCTGTAAGCAAAATAGAGAGTAGAAGCACCAATGTGTCAGCATCATATGCTATTGGTGGATTACAGTCTGAACTGAAGCAGGACTCTCCGACAGAGTCATCATTTTGCCCTGAATCCATTGTCTCCATGGTGACAAACTCACAGGATGCTTTCCAGGCATTACTCAATGCTAATGCACAATCCAGTACAGAGGCTATCCAGCCCTTTGTTCAAATTCAGTGTGAAAATGCCTTGAAAACTGAGAATGAAAAGGATCGCAATTCAACATATAGTGCACATGGAGAAGTAAACTGCAGTTTAATGCAGGAAGAAAAGACTGATGACCATGAGGGCACCAAGCAGTCAAATGATCAGGAGAGATCCGACTCTTCTCTGAGGACTAGCATATTACCTTCAGAGTACACTTCAGACAGCCCTGGCCAAGCTGTTCGGCCTGTAATGGAGCTGACAGAGGAGACAGTGGTACCAGGCAAAGAAGAATCATGTGAGAGTTCAAACTGGCTCAGAACACTGAGAGAGGCCGCTTCTGTCTCTCAGACTCAGGAGTATAAGGTTGACATTCCTCATGGACCTGCAGGGGACAGGTACTGCAGCCCTGAGAaatgttcatgtctgtgttaGAGAGCTTATGTTATATACATATTGAGTAACCATAATAAAAATTTCCAGTTCAATATAGACTTTAGCATAGAAAACATTAACTCTAACATAACCATTATAGCTggattttcacttttatttacaaaaggGTAAAGATGAATAGATTCACATGTCAAGGCTTAAGACTTGCATATAGTATTGCAATGCAAGGTCATATGAATTCTTGAGGGAAAGTAGAGAGAAGTGCATGCCCTACCATGTCCCATTATCCCTGGAAAGTGACCTCAACAGTGACATCAACTCATGCCCTTTAGGGCAAGAAAGAGACCATTCATAATACACATGCCCACAGatagcacacactcacacagcctgTTAACAATGGTTGATAGGATCTTTGTCCTGTGATGCACTCTTGATCACTTCTTGACCTGCTTTCTGTGCTTGTTGTTTCCCCATAGACCATTTGAGACCCTCAACTTGCTTCAAGCTGAGCAAGAATTCTGCACCCCTGTGGAAGACAGTGCTGCACCAGTGAAGGAGCCTTTAGAGGATCCACCTGACAGCAGGTGAGAGCTTCCTAATACCTTACTGCTACCATGTGTGACTCCTTCACAAAACTACTTCCagtcatatgtatgtgtatgttatgTATAGGTTTTGCTAAAAAATGACTTTAAAGGGATTTGAATTGTTAAAGAAGGAAAATTGTGTTTCTTGTGTTCATGCTTGGATGAAGAAATAATTTATTAGGACTGATTCATATGGTAGGGTTAGGTCTCCAGAAAGCTTGGGTGTAAATCAAGGATGTGATCATCTTAAAATAATATGTCTTCTATGACCTGATTAATGAACATCTGGAGACAATGCAAGAGGTtactgagaaaatgaaacccTGCATTCAGACTGCAGGATACAGTGGTAGTTCATGCAGGGAGTTTCAGGGGATGACATCAgtactgaagagagagaggagtcagTTCCTTGACATCTGACATCTTCATGGGATGTAGGGGGGAAAAGGTAATAGAACAGTTATTTTCTAGTATGTGGTTATTAAAGGTTATTAAAGTGAATGCTATAGGATTTAATACCTGATTGTAAGCAATTTATGCTGAATGTCTTGgactttaaaaacacaattttaaagTACTGTGGgtgcttctgtgttttattataCAAGTAACTCTAAATTATGTTATGCCTGATATTACACCCTCAATAGTATATTAAGTggatttttcatgtttcattggACACGACCAAGATATCTTGTGTATTTTCCATTTCAGTAGAAGATATATCAGGTATATATTGATGGATATATCATGTGTAATCGTTTATTACACAGTGGAAGTACTCACTTGAGCAATCAAGACAGCAATCAGATACAGTCAGTTTGTAGAAGTTGATGACATTCAGGCATTCAGGCAAGTCTCAGTTTCACTTCATTGACCTGTTGGGTTTATATGGGAGAGATAGGAACGTTTAGTGCAGCACTTGTACATTCCATATTATTTTTCAAACTCTTCTATGATTAACTACTATGATGAACTACTCTTTGActtacactttctctctcatcctctcccttGCTCATTCTACTCTCCCTTGCTGTTAAACCTGACAGGCACAGCATACAATGGtgtaaaaaagtgtttgcccccttcctgatatcttattttttggatgtttgtcacatttaaatgttacagatcatcaaagaaatgtaaatattagacaaagataacacaagtaaacacaaaattcagtttttaaatgatggtttttattattaagggaaaaaaaatccaaacctacatggccctgtgtgaaaaagtgattgccccttcctgttaaaacataaatgaactgtggtttatcatATCTTTGGTAAGATGAATTCAATATCTCTAGCCAcccccaggcctgattactgtcacacctgttctcaatcaagaaatcacttaaataggacctgcctgacaaagtgaagtagaccacaAAATCCTCAAAAGTTAGACATCATGctgcaatccaaagaaatttaggaacaaatgaaatacaaagtaattgagatctatcagtctggaaaatgttataaagccatttctaaagctttgggactccagcaaaccagaGTAaaagccattatccacaaatggcgaaaacacggaacagtggtgaaccttcccaggagtgccCGGCCAAACcaaattaccccaagagtgcagcgacgactcatccaagaggtcacaaaagaccccacaacaacatccaaagaactgcaggcctcacttgcctcagtaaGTGTtctcagtgttcatgactccaccataagaaagagacggggcaaaaatggcctgcatggcagagttccaagacaaaaaccactgctgagccaAAAGAATATAAAGGCTCAtttcagttttgccagaaaacatcttgatgatccccaagacttttgggaaaaaactctgtggactgatgagacagaagttgaactttttggaaggtgtatgtcctattacatctggcataaaagtaacagcatttcagaaaaggaacatcataccaacagtaaaatatggtggtggtagtgtgatggtctggggctgttttgctgctttaggACCTGGAAGACCTGCTGcagtaaatggaaccatgaattctgctgtctaccaaaaaatcctgaaggagaatgtccggccatctgtttgtAACCTCGAGCTGAaacgcacttgggttctgcagcaggacaatggtccaaaacacaccagcaagtccacctcagaatggcttaagaaaaacaaaatgaagactttggagtggcctagtcaatgtcctgacctgaatctgattgagtggcatgaccttaaaaaggcggttcatgctcgaaaaccatCCgatgtggccgaattacaacaattctgcaaaaaagagtgggccaaaattcctccacagcgctttAAAAGACTCATTTGTCAGctatcgcaaacgcttgattgcagttgttgctgctaagggtggtcCAagcagttattaggtttagggggttttgtaggtttggattttttcccccccttaataataaaaaccttcttttaaaaactgcattttgtgtttacttgtgttatctttgtctaatatttaaatttgtttgttgatctgaaacatttaagtgtgacaaacatgcaaaaaaataagatatcaggaagggggcaaaccctttttcacaccactgtatgtgaACAGAGCATTTGTTGGTTGTCAGTCACAGCTTTTGAGTCAGCACATGAAAGCGGAAGACCCGGCAGAgaccagagagacagactgtctggatttctgtcttctctctttgTGCTTGTTAGCTCACATTTGGTGCTTACTGGTGTTGGGTGCTGGAGTGTGAGAGTAGCTTTAGCTTATTCCAGTCCAAAGCTGCCAGGCACTGTCTGGCTCTCCCTTAGACATGGGCCACAAGGAATTTAGGcagcatgcatgagtgtgtgtgtgtgtgtgtgtgtgtgtgtgtgtgtgtgtgtgcatgtgtgttagtgtgctacTACACATATGTGTTTGCTATTTGTGCCAACACCCTCTGATGAGGTCATTCTTAGAAGCCTGTCAGTTTAGAACAAAAGGCACAGTACAGGGGCACACTCTGGAACAGTGTGAACGGGTcagggtgcatgtgtgtgtgttacacacagagagagagagagagagagtaagagagaaataGGGACACAGAGGGTGAAGGCCCATGAAGAGGCTGTCTGGGGTATTTTGAGTGACTAAAGAGACCATTCTCAATGCTCTCCTCTCCATTCACTTGACCTGGAGGAATCTGTGCTACAGCTTGGTAAGTTCTGAGTTTGCTGTACACAGACTCTTCGGTATGCTAAGTATTGTTAattacagtctgtgtgtgctgacccCAGCAGATGGGTGGTGGGAGGTACTGTATGTTAAGGAGTCAAGGAGGGAGGGAATGTGTTGGAGCATGAGTAAATCTGTTGTGGAGAAGCACAAATCTTTGGCATCTTTCTAGTTTCTTTGGCATCTTTCCCCCCCATCTGCCTTATTTCTAGTGTCagataattatcattattatgtGATCCGATCATTCCTTTTTATGCATGTGTTGACAGAGTTGAATGGACCACTCTCTATAGCAAAATCAATAAAAGACAACACTCCTCAATGCTCCTCAGCAACTATCCTCTGAACTTTGACAGACTGAAGCATATCTTCCCTGTAATATTTGACATGAATATAAACCTTTGCATTCAATGGACCTTTTCAAGATTGGTAATTTTTTAGAATCTGCTTCTGCCAAAGTCTATAGAAAATCAAAGAATTTCCACAGTGTTATAAATTTATGTCATGTCATTACAGTGCAACCTCAGGCctagaaataatatttttcatggTAGTAATTTGTCTCTAATCTGCTTAGACCTGCCAAAGTCTTTTGGGAAACTTTACAATTTGTTAAGATACTTTGGAAAGTTATAAGGATTATTTGACGTGCACTTCTGTAATTTGgcataacatttttattcatatgtaTTGTTTGGGGTAATAAAATTGTACTAATAAggtcaaaatatttaaatttgtaaaaAGTATCTTTAGTTCACATTCTTCTGCctcaatataatatataataagtTACCATATGCTATATAACTTTATAACAGTTAATGCCTCTTTTACTATAAGTTCTGACTAACTCTGTGCCCTTTGGGGACATGTGAATGCTGGATTCTGAAAAAGCAAATTCATGTGTAAGTACAGCAAGAATAGCCTGGGGAAAAATATACAACCGGCTGAGAAACCAGCTTGGGTGTTTGAAAAGTATCTGAGTaactgtttccatggtgattgATGGTGGATACAGTAGCCTAATTACTGGGACTGAAAGTTCAGTACATTGTGTTCTCTCCCACCatactttcttttaaaaaacagtagTATCACTATCTAGAAAAACTTGGCTGGAAAATTTCTTCATGTTGTGGGCCTTGGCTCTTAAACCAAACCACACTGCAATTAGCTGCTAAATTTCAGTCACTCTGGCTAATAGTGACTGCTTCTGGAGGAGTAGGGAAAGAATGCCTGCAGCACACAGCACTCGCACTGGTGTTGTTTTATAGCTGCTAAATGCCAGCTCCTTCAGCTACTCGTTATTTATTGCGGTCTGTTTGCTGTTAAACGCTGAGCGGGCCCTTAGACCCATTTCTCAGGATACAGCTGCTCTGGGTGCGTGAGAGTCTAGGTTTGTGAGTaattgtgtgtacgtgtgtgtttgtgtatgtgtgcatgtcaaagagaaagagacagagtgagagaactGTGCTATTTAGCCTTTTCCCACAATATTCCTTTATTCTTGCCATCCTTATGCCACAATATAAAACTCAGTCTCAGAAATGTCACAGCAGAATATTCTACGTACAGCGTAATTGTCCTTCTGTTGATGAGCGGAGTTGGTCTGGTTGTATGGGGCTGTACAGTGTCTGACAGGCCAGTACTGTGCTATGTGCAGTTGTTGAGGGAGTGGGGATGTTGAGATGGTGGGATCTGCTGATTGAGGTGTATTTTTAGACTGGCAGGAGACACACCCCTGCCATGAGCAGCTGGAGCCCCCTCTGCCACACTGGCTGTGCGATCAGAGCTCATATCTGATAACATTCAGCTGGGCCTTTGCCAGCTCCCTCTGGCCTGTGTCATTGCTGATGTACAGTTTCACAGAAATAACAATGCCACATTTCTTATTTGTAGAGTAATTTTGCAAATCAgatttgtaaattaattttgcaAATCATAGTCTGTAATCAGACTATTTAGTAATACCTGAGGACACAGTGTGTTCTCATGCTGACCAGCATCCTCCTCATAAAATAACTCAAGagcctctttctcctctttctacTTTACCGGActttttattaatcattaactcgcatgtatatgtgtatatattgtttattctaaatatatattttcctgtAGCTATATATGGTATTGTTatattataactattattattattgtatgtgtgtaaatacatgtgcgtgtatgcacacaggcacacgtgcctcatatatatatatatatatatatatatatatatatatatatatatatatatatatatatatatatatatatatagtatatcaCTAGGCGTTGGGGTGGCACTTGAGCAAATGTGAATAATATAGGAATGGTCcacataatttttatttttactttattttattgtaattctacCTTTAactctatttttttttgtatgctgtAGCTGCCGTATCACTTGAATTTCCCCCATGCAGATCAATAAAGGGAATCTTATCTTGTCTTATCTTAGTTTTGTAACCAAGCTGGCTGATGATGCACTGTATTTTAGGCTTGCCTATCCATTCCCCTGTAATTTCATAATCATCATTGTTCTCttactcctgtgtgtgtgtgtgtgtgtgtgtgtgtgtgggtggtgtgttgtggtgttgtcTGCAGGTGTCCACTGACTGAAGCAGCTGAAAGCAGTGAGTGTGTCCCCTCTTTCCCCCCACCTCCAGAGGAGCACgccttctctcctgctctgcccGCTCATCTGCTCCAGGACAGCGCTGAGttccccaccccacctcccacccccccagAGAGAGCTCCCCAAGAGCCTGGGCCTGCTCATCCCACTCCACCCTCTGATCCTGATCAGCCCTGCCCTGCTGCAGCTCTCCTTGATCAATTGCAGGACACTTCCAGGACTCAGGAGGACCTGAGTCCTCCAGTCAGGTATGCTGCTTTATTACCTTTTATCCTGTAGAGATATAGATGTTCCTTGGTGAGATTTATACATGCAACTGCAGCTGTTCCTTCACTCCATTTAACCTCAGATTAGCTAATTTCATTGATACTCAGCAAAAAGTGCTTTATTTATAGAGGAGATGTGCAAGCTAAAAAAAGAGAAGCTATTAAGTTGACCACCCATGTGCATGCACTGCACGTGGATAATGAAACAATGCACACCTAAGAGTGCTGAGTCCTGGTCTATGTTCCCTCTGTTCTCTGGTTACCTATCTAAAAACACAACACTTGGACAGGCGGTCTCTGTGTGAATCACCACTAAGAGAGACATTATTTCCATCTGTATAATGCAGATTTTCCTTGCTAATGAGTGGTGATGACAGATTATACTGAAGGCTTAGTTTCTTACTGCAACCTTAGCACCATCCCCCTACTGATGAAAGTCATTCTCATAAAAGAACACAGTAATGCATCTGTCAGAGAGATTCATAGGGCCGGTGGGAGTTTCTTATGCACATTCTAAATTTCACAAAACCCAAGTGGATAGCAGAGACAACACACTAGTGATCTAGCTGTACTGTACAGATTTTAggatacttttattttgtaatatttcatatttttataaatactgcagaaatattaGGTTCTATTCCCACATTAACATCATAAGATATAATTGAAGATAAATAGATTAAAATAGTTTCACT
This region of Electrophorus electricus isolate fEleEle1 chromosome 11, fEleEle1.pri, whole genome shotgun sequence genomic DNA includes:
- the tacc2 gene encoding uncharacterized protein tacc2 isoform X8, yielding MPSQVASSETESIVPSNSDKSICMFQHVMLDGCSQTKPEVHTGKMQCQMFSDHDGRPVTGIAMSDVDTEGPASAAVNVCVSVEEILPSVSIQNNAEVPVVLRPPGPMLSHWEYINDSDVPVSGEEIQFISDHIHINSLSNGSDVRGEMKGEILKDKTLAKRDEHNLALETKGEKEEKDYVCSPTGVLMQDVLTMPASSLLEARLAPNESPLKGTSLAPGNLHSDKNANVNKDELDEDTRDGKPKMDVTLKPSEKQVKADLDQKSISTTALDITKPYISVQDTDQNAETQLIISHDSDDNFFYKSDAISKSSITELKMSAADSFDVSFGKCILESEDSMINIQSSQSASAKQNSLTEIKTSGSEESCEIDSFESLSRVTTQLNASDSNLDLSQVPTEDACSFVKAATVIVAGTPIQQLGFVNTEEMNQTHYEGEENMIKPEQLEIQQCAKEANLKFITVKQDEQLIKTQSSAKEEEARKLKELKNTDRTKLLEEQKEMPKKEMESVHTNEKQILINVDHDGVPREKTDLREEKHFEETFPGKPLKATVLSDPCLNFTGFIKEAQSCGEALTEDTHPSMDQNLSAALPLVEEACCETTYTYNQSALSELDLAPCLDSQPSGLQCPWENMDDQETELNEDSEKDEGVCLENAKVSYLSFEEQAKGNLESETGVESSCSGLEKVERITLLGGDDNSNVEGEKCHDGKKSEKEPKCKPKHLESVSSIIKSMSNIMSYSAEEDENQEDQRVEIDNQECKTPGSSTAAPENTGVKLDLRELLVSVINESLEMESKSSDFTRESQVSGKPVDLERATPTNKVVQLAINDSTKPLENSHTSHCEFEHKTEDQCFSITHDNSRCTEVCTSAQTDDIVPSVSGTLETLSAEQAEPTIQLTAKQPDTNVSPLLVYVVHEKTLSENLDDASHHTDNAELLFASTDVPIQTEAMALELEEHSQPSPSDPSSLQNTVWKDITHSQQCHTELVSLETYMETEEETRNIKTQATILEESKQTEHKEKEINGSKEEREENESADQRELTEMTERSFECDVKDGKGNNNNLPEQTENSDASVSKIESRSTNVSASYAIGGLQSELKQDSPTESSFCPESIVSMVTNSQDAFQALLNANAQSSTEAIQPFVQIQCENALKTENEKDRNSTYSAHGEVNCSLMQEEKTDDHEGTKQSNDQERSDSSLRTSILPSEYTSDSPGQAVRPVMELTEETVVPGKEESCESSNWLRTLREAASVSQTQEYKVDIPHGPAGDRPFETLNLLQAEQEFCTPVEDSAAPVKEPLEDPPDSRCPLTEAAESSECVPSFPPPPEEHAFSPALPAHLLQDSAEFPTPPPTPPERAPQEPGPAHPTPPSDPDQPCPAAALLDQLQDTSRTQEDLSPPVRSSDSDGAFETPESTTPVKTATSPVAPAEQPQASPEPLPSGGSDSCPDSTNSTTVDVPASDVLGPLSSRPPSRSLSTVFDENKPIASSGSYNLDHILIADPPLPAVDPSGVQSRTPLTRSLSLQSGELDSSSTGDRPGEGGGPDKSFHPRTESFSIGTESAPGTLRRVKKPRPSSLKKKTLSRQNSNPESTTPRSKSSTSTPELQKRETSPNAESPLQAHEEQEQSTPVPSLGAADPLRSRVKSQVETSPPVVEESSPTSAPAATQPQEEAPPVPDGDTPFPPSGSYKWDPDNFENIDPFCTGGSKLANSPVVGRKVDFARDCETAKSPTVPAEESPADTHSAPPAEPPLNIEEQPITKWQSVRLEFDYSEETGETPQSTPLPPKKLGKKPGAKMPLRKPKLGIKKAPPPQTEQLDNAPAVLQSNDNDDILIPKATYNFDPNKWDDPNFNPFSSSKGIPNSPSQSRASYSFDPNSFDDSTDPFKSSNKMGNSPPKAASFEMSSNDNENDNDIGELEDLNQNKPAKNKKKPLKSNTFRVKRSPKRSPVSDMSAQCCPVCPPLLPSIPHTHHQPQEPSVDPMADHAQDHATDEEKLASSSNQKWVARHDVEVELTADVHDFPQPSDLTAFVTEGSLPAGSHDYEIEYMEKIGTSSPPLSVQKPSLYLNLDPVTESSKQSSNMHDSGPNSPCTGSFEEMEAQISAEGKSPVLQSRGAAPDPPTLEKNRKRESQPLSCTQNSEPDAGSRSDLSLLDRLSESAAPINYLEPDLAETNPTAFAHKLQQREVASPGDSGMSKSSLYSQAGYSEGESPYLPRDLDHSLGIAREEIVAKEKEVLEWQRKYEESRQELEEMRKIVAEYEKTIAQMIEKPFVIQDSATEDEQRGKSLSHHTIQQLIVEKDQALADLNSVEKSLADLFRRYEKMKDVLEGFRKNEEVLKKCAQEYLSRVRKEEQRYQALKIHAEEKLDKANAEIAQVRAKAKQEQAAYQASLRKEQMKVDSLERTLEQKNKEIEELTKICDELIAKMGKS